The DNA window CCTCCGACAGCACCTGAATCGGCACCAGGATCAGGACCAGGGGCAGAAAGAGCAGGAAGGCCTGGGGATCGAGGACGAAGACCACGGCCTCGGGCGACAACAACCGGCCGGCCGCCAGGACCGCCAGGGCCAGGACCAGGATCACCGCGAGGCTGCTCAGGGTCTGGGACCACCGGAAACGGGCCCGTCCGGTCAGCAGGCTGCGCGGGCTGCGGCCGTGCACCAGCCTGTTGGCCAGGAACACCGCCATCAGCAGGAAGACGAAGGGCAGCATGACGAAGCCGAAGCTGAACAGGGCCGTTGACAGGGGCTGCTCGCGCCAGTCGCCCCGCGCCAGCGACTCGATCCCGGAGGGATCGAAAGCCCCCAACAGCATGCCCGCGACCAACATGCCCAGCAGCAAGATCACGAGGATCAGAGGCAGCGAGAGGGCGAAGAGCCAGGGCGCGCTCCTGCCGAGGCGGCCCTGCTCCCAGAAGCGCTTCTGCGGCGGCTGCGCGGCCGCGAGGCCGGCATCGAAGGTGGCGTCGCTCATGCGGGGTCCTGTGGTCTGGCACCGGACTATAGCGCCGGACCGCTCTCCAGAAGGTGAATCCCCAGGCCGCCGACGGCTTTCGGCTCCCGCTTGACATCGGCGATCGGACCACCCAAATCTTTTCGGACCGAATGGTTCGGAAACCGCTTCGAGACCCGGACAAGGCGCCATGGGCCGACCCAAGACCTTCGACGAGACCGCCGCCCTCGACCAGGCGATGGAAGTCTTCTGGGCCAAGGGCTACGCGGCGACCTCGCTGACCGACCTCCTGGCCGCCACCGGGCTCAGCAAGAGCAGCCTCTACGAAACCTTCGGCAGCAAGCACGACCTCTTCCTCAAGGCCCTGGAGCGCTACCGCGATGTCGTGGTCGCGCGCAGCATCGCGGCACTGGAGACCGGCATGCCCGCGCGCGCCGCGATTCGCGGCGCCTTCACCCAGGTGGTCGAGGGCTGCACCGAGGCCGCCGGGCCGCGCGGCTGCTTCTCCAACAACTGCGCGGTCGAGCAGGCGGCCCGCGACCCCGCCGCCTGTCGCCGGGTGATGGAGGTCTTCGGCCGCTTCGAGGCGGCCTTCGAGGCCGCGGTCCGGCGCGGCCAGGCGGCCGGCGAGATCTCTCCCGAGCGCGACCCCAAGGCCCTGGCCCGCTACCTGAACTCCGCGCTCAACGGCCTGATCGTGGTCAGCAAGACCCGGCCAGTGCGCGAGGATCTGACCGACGTCGTGGAGATCACCCTCAAGGCTCTGGACTGACTTGCTTATTTGACCAAATTGGACCGATCGGTCCATTATCTGACCCGCCCACAGGGGCATGATCGAGGAGAACGAGGATGCCGAAAGACCAGATCGAAAAGGGCCAGACCGAGGCCGCGGTGTTGTTCCGGCCGGGGCGGCTGGGCGCGCTGACCCTGCCCAACCGGGTGATCATGGCGCCGCTGACCCGCAACCGGACCGGCCGCGACGGCGTCCCCGGACCGCTCAACGTCGAGTACTACCGGCAGCGCGCCTCGGCCGGTTTGATCATCACCGAGGCCACCGACATCTCGCCTCAGGCCCGCGGCTATCCCGACACCCCGGGGATCCACAGCCGCGACCAGGTCGAGGGCTGGCGCCGGGTGACCGAGGCCGTCCACGCCGCCGGCGGCCGGATCTTCCTGCAGATCTTGCACACCGGGCGGATCTCCCATGCCTCGCTGCAGCCGGGCGGTGCCCGGCCGGTCGCGCCCTCGGCGATCCGGCCGGCCGGCGAGGCCATGACCTATGACGGCCTGCAGCCCTTCGGCACCCCGCGGGCCCTGGAGACCCAGGAGATAACGGGCATCGTCGCCGACTTCCGCCGGGCCGCGGAGAACGCCGAGGCGGCCGGCTTCGACGGGGTCGAGATCCACGCCGCCAATGGCTACCTGCTGGACCAGTTCCTGCGCGACGGCAGCAACCGCCGCGACGACGCCTACGGTGGTTCGGTCGAAAACCGGGCCCGGCTGCTGCTCGAGGTCGTGTCGGCGGCGGCCGAGGTGCTCGGCGCCGGACGGGTCGGCGTCCGCCTTTCGCCGCTCAACAGCTTCAACGACATCCGCGACGGCGACCCGCAGGGAACCTTCCTGCGCGTCGCCGGACTGCTGGCGCCCATGGGCCTCGCCTACCTCCACGTCGTCGAGGGCGACATGACCGGCCAGGAGAACGCGGAACTCGACCACGGCCGCTTGCGCGAGGCCTTCGGCGGACCCTATATCGCAAATAACGGCTATGACAGGTCGCGAGCGATCGAGGCGATCGCCGGCGGCCAAGCGGACTTCGTCGCCTTCGGGAGCCTGTTCCTGGCGAACCCCGACCTTCCGGAGCGGTTCCGGCGCGACGCCCCGCTGAACACGCCGATCCGCGAGACCTTCTACGGCGGCGACGGCCGTGGCTATACGGATTATCCCTTCCTCGAGGAAGGGACTCTCAGCGCCGCCTGACCCCTCTCCAGGCGGTCGCTGGTGGCAGGCCCACCGTACGGGGCGGTGGGCCTGCTTGCGGTCTGAGGCCGGGTCCGACCGTGCCGTTCAGTCCGCCGCCGAGGCGAAGGGCCCGCCGAAGCCCGGCAGCAGCTTCACGTCGACATAGACCAGCCGGTGGTCCGAGGCGGAGACCAGGGCGGCCAAGGGGTCCCCCTGGATCGGCCAGAAGACCTCGGCGCGCTTGATCCGCAGCTGGCGCGACGCCAGCACGTAGTCGACCCGCAGGTTGCCGGGGCTGGGCGCGGCGTCGCCGAAGTCGGCGGTGTCGAAGGCCGGATCGCCCCGGTGTGTGTCGTTCTCCCCGCCCTGGAGGGCCGCCGCCTCGACCCCGCCGTCGCTGGCCGGCACCGGCCGCCGG is part of the Kiloniellales bacterium genome and encodes:
- a CDS encoding type II CAAX endopeptidase family protein, encoding MSDATFDAGLAAAQPPQKRFWEQGRLGRSAPWLFALSLPLILVILLLGMLVAGMLLGAFDPSGIESLARGDWREQPLSTALFSFGFVMLPFVFLLMAVFLANRLVHGRSPRSLLTGRARFRWSQTLSSLAVILVLALAVLAAGRLLSPEAVVFVLDPQAFLLFLPLVLILVPIQVLSEEVFFRGYLVQAIGRFFTRPWAAILLPTLLFWGAHLNNGPVLQGGLWAVAVYGIMAFYLTFLAVTGDGLEHPLGVHLGINLFAFLIQGAAGDGYRTPTVFVTEPEGYEFTLFATVVIFAVHYVLVVRPGRGAGPA
- a CDS encoding TetR/AcrR family transcriptional regulator — encoded protein: MGRPKTFDETAALDQAMEVFWAKGYAATSLTDLLAATGLSKSSLYETFGSKHDLFLKALERYRDVVVARSIAALETGMPARAAIRGAFTQVVEGCTEAAGPRGCFSNNCAVEQAARDPAACRRVMEVFGRFEAAFEAAVRRGQAAGEISPERDPKALARYLNSALNGLIVVSKTRPVREDLTDVVEITLKALD
- a CDS encoding alkene reductase; its protein translation is MPKDQIEKGQTEAAVLFRPGRLGALTLPNRVIMAPLTRNRTGRDGVPGPLNVEYYRQRASAGLIITEATDISPQARGYPDTPGIHSRDQVEGWRRVTEAVHAAGGRIFLQILHTGRISHASLQPGGARPVAPSAIRPAGEAMTYDGLQPFGTPRALETQEITGIVADFRRAAENAEAAGFDGVEIHAANGYLLDQFLRDGSNRRDDAYGGSVENRARLLLEVVSAAAEVLGAGRVGVRLSPLNSFNDIRDGDPQGTFLRVAGLLAPMGLAYLHVVEGDMTGQENAELDHGRLREAFGGPYIANNGYDRSRAIEAIAGGQADFVAFGSLFLANPDLPERFRRDAPLNTPIRETFYGGDGRGYTDYPFLEEGTLSAA